The following coding sequences are from one Paenibacillus tundrae window:
- a CDS encoding carboxymuconolactone decarboxylase family protein: MSHQDSLFKKSNFKRIGEFNSVSPEIFKAFISFEKLALAEGKLTAKFKEIIAIAIAHTTGCPYCIEAHVKQAKKNGVSKEEMAESIMVATALKAGSAMAHGVNALNAYDGNDDDELYRASYINRLREFTQLSDSFKAFGSFDQQALKAGTLSTKEKELIAVAVAHTTGCPYCIDIHTKAAKKAGATKEELAESIMVATALKAGSALAHGVNALVAFDE, from the coding sequence ATGAGTCATCAAGACAGTTTATTCAAAAAATCAAATTTCAAGCGGATCGGAGAATTCAACTCAGTTTCTCCAGAAATCTTCAAGGCATTTATCTCTTTTGAAAAATTAGCATTAGCTGAAGGAAAGTTAACTGCAAAATTCAAAGAAATCATTGCAATTGCTATAGCTCATACCACAGGATGTCCTTACTGTATTGAAGCTCATGTGAAACAAGCTAAGAAAAATGGTGTTTCAAAAGAGGAAATGGCTGAATCAATCATGGTTGCAACAGCACTTAAAGCCGGTTCGGCTATGGCTCATGGTGTTAATGCTTTGAACGCGTATGATGGAAATGATGACGATGAGTTGTATCGTGCATCATATATTAACCGGCTGAGAGAGTTCACCCAACTAAGTGATTCCTTTAAAGCCTTTGGTTCTTTTGATCAGCAAGCGTTAAAAGCCGGCACACTCAGTACCAAGGAGAAAGAATTGATTGCAGTTGCGGTAGCCCATACGACGGGGTGTCCATATTGCATTGATATTCATACTAAAGCCGCTAAAAAAGCTGGCGCGACTAAAGAAGAGTTGGCCGAATCAATCATGGTAGCTACAGCATTAAAAGCAGGTTCTGCTCTTGCACATGGCGTAAATGCTCTAGTAGCATTTGACGAATAA
- a CDS encoding ArsR/SmtB family transcription factor, whose amino-acid sequence MEELLNSAKLFKEDLYKQLARIGKCLSSDKRLEILNLLSNGSRTVEKIAASTDMNVANVSRHLQVLLDAKLVKFTKKGTFVIYSLADPEIINFLSSLWRISEKQIPDISRMKDDFINNLDDIQTLTMDEVRERIKNDSIILVDLRPKEEYEMDHIAGAISMPMEELEVFIRDIPKNTEIIAYCRGPLCVYSALAAQKLQSEGFTAYRMEEGLNEWQEHFHLH is encoded by the coding sequence ATGGAAGAATTATTGAATTCAGCGAAGCTTTTTAAAGAAGATCTATATAAACAATTGGCCAGAATAGGAAAATGTCTATCCAGTGATAAGCGTTTGGAGATTTTAAACCTGTTGTCCAATGGCTCAAGAACAGTGGAAAAAATAGCTGCTTCTACAGATATGAACGTTGCGAATGTATCCAGGCACCTTCAAGTTCTACTCGATGCTAAGCTTGTTAAATTCACGAAAAAAGGAACTTTTGTGATCTATTCTTTAGCTGACCCGGAGATCATCAATTTTCTGTCCTCTTTATGGCGAATTAGTGAGAAACAGATTCCTGACATCAGTAGAATGAAAGATGACTTTATTAACAATCTTGATGACATTCAAACACTTACCATGGACGAGGTTAGGGAGAGAATAAAAAATGATTCAATTATTCTTGTGGATTTACGCCCTAAAGAAGAATATGAAATGGATCATATCGCGGGAGCAATCTCGATGCCGATGGAAGAGTTAGAAGTATTCATAAGAGACATTCCAAAAAATACAGAGATTATTGCATATTGTAGAGGCCCACTGTGTGTCTACTCTGCATTAGCCGCACAGAAATTACAATCTGAAGGCTTTACAGCTTATCGTATGGAAGAGGGCTTGAATGAATGGCAGGAACATTTTCATTTACATTAG
- a CDS encoding DsbA family oxidoreductase has product MNIEIWSDIACPFCYIGKQNLEKALEGLPYKDKINIEYKSFELDPSASAYDGTSFAEKLAPKFGGKEQAKEFMSHLTQQASNVGLSFQLDSLKPTNTLDAHRLLKWAKTKGKETMLNEKLLVAHFTESRDVGDYNTLADIAEAVGLEREEALGILNTKDLYADQVRKDQDEARRVGITGVPFFIFNQKYAVSGAQPTESFSQVLEKVWEEEHPAAKFEMLSDETTSEGLCTDEGCAIPPKKS; this is encoded by the coding sequence ATGAATATTGAAATCTGGTCAGACATCGCATGTCCATTTTGCTATATAGGTAAACAAAATCTGGAGAAAGCTCTAGAAGGATTGCCTTATAAAGATAAAATTAATATTGAATACAAGAGCTTTGAACTTGATCCATCCGCTTCCGCGTATGATGGAACAAGTTTTGCAGAAAAATTAGCGCCTAAGTTTGGCGGTAAAGAACAAGCGAAAGAATTCATGAGTCACTTAACTCAACAAGCCAGTAATGTAGGATTATCTTTTCAATTAGATAGTCTTAAACCTACCAATACACTGGATGCCCATCGTTTATTAAAATGGGCAAAAACAAAAGGCAAGGAAACAATGCTAAATGAAAAATTACTTGTCGCACATTTCACTGAATCAAGAGATGTAGGAGATTATAATACCTTGGCCGATATTGCAGAAGCCGTTGGATTAGAGAGAGAAGAAGCCCTTGGAATCTTGAATACGAAGGATCTCTATGCAGATCAAGTACGAAAAGATCAGGATGAGGCTCGTCGAGTTGGGATTACCGGGGTGCCGTTCTTTATATTCAATCAAAAATACGCAGTTTCAGGGGCACAGCCGACAGAATCGTTTTCTCAAGTGTTGGAGAAAGTGTGGGAAGAAGAGCATCCGGCAGCTAAGTTTGAAATGCTTTCTGATGAAACCACTAGTGAAGGATTATGTACGGATGAAGGGTGTGCGATCCCGCCTAAGAAGTCATAA
- a CDS encoding MalY/PatB family protein, with product MKYDFDEIIDRKNTNAMSTDGFKEYIFKASNDMTFPFKDDEFIRMWVADMEFATPPEIIQSVKDRLDKRTLGYTKVFDPDYYLSVVQWTQDHYDWSFQKEHLVTSPGIIPALYELVEYICKPDEKVLIVTPSYAYFKHAVDFNHVELVTSDLVNQQGYYTMDYADIELKVRDEKVSLCIFCNPHNPAGRVWTPEELRKFGEICLENDVMIISDEIHCDLLRNDMVHTPLAKVFPNTDKIISCMAPSKTFNMAGMMLSNIIIPNDELRALWKARHYSMENPLSIAATQAAYQHGDEWLRQLKTYLDDNFLFTQQYLENHLPQAVFRVPEATYLAWVDIRAYLPNEENMSLYFANNAGVLLEGGSMFVANADGYIRLNLACPRATLEEGLKRICEVLY from the coding sequence ATGAAATACGATTTTGATGAAATCATTGATCGAAAAAATACTAATGCGATGAGTACAGACGGTTTTAAAGAATACATTTTTAAGGCCTCTAATGATATGACGTTCCCTTTTAAAGATGATGAATTTATTCGCATGTGGGTTGCTGATATGGAATTTGCGACTCCACCTGAAATCATTCAATCTGTTAAAGATCGTTTAGATAAACGAACTTTGGGCTATACCAAAGTATTTGATCCTGACTACTATCTTTCGGTTGTTCAATGGACACAAGATCACTATGATTGGAGCTTTCAAAAAGAACATTTGGTCACTTCACCTGGTATAATTCCCGCGTTATATGAGTTGGTTGAGTATATTTGTAAACCAGACGAAAAGGTTTTAATTGTTACACCATCATACGCATATTTCAAGCATGCTGTAGACTTCAATCATGTGGAACTGGTAACCTCTGATTTAGTGAATCAACAAGGATACTATACGATGGATTATGCAGACATCGAATTGAAAGTGCGTGATGAGAAGGTAAGTTTATGCATATTTTGCAATCCTCATAATCCCGCAGGACGTGTTTGGACACCAGAAGAACTGAGAAAGTTTGGTGAAATTTGTCTCGAAAATGACGTTATGATTATTTCAGATGAAATTCATTGTGATTTGCTTAGAAATGACATGGTTCATACACCTTTGGCAAAGGTCTTTCCAAATACAGACAAGATCATCTCCTGTATGGCTCCAAGCAAGACTTTTAATATGGCAGGGATGATGCTATCCAATATCATCATTCCCAATGATGAACTCAGAGCGTTGTGGAAGGCACGACACTACAGTATGGAAAATCCACTAAGCATAGCTGCAACACAGGCAGCTTATCAACATGGTGATGAGTGGCTGAGACAATTAAAAACTTACTTAGATGATAATTTTCTTTTTACGCAGCAATATTTAGAAAATCATCTACCTCAGGCTGTATTCCGTGTCCCAGAGGCTACTTATCTTGCATGGGTGGATATCCGTGCATATCTTCCTAATGAAGAAAACATGTCTTTATATTTTGCGAACAATGCAGGAGTGCTACTGGAAGGCGGAAGTATGTTCGTAGCCAATGCTGATGGTTATATTCGGCTTAATCTGGCATGCCCGAGAGCGACTTTAGAGGAAGGGCTAAAGAGAATATGTGAAGTTTTGTATTAG
- a CDS encoding beta-glucoside-specific PTS transporter subunit IIABC — translation MNYEKTAKDILNYVGGKQNVAHLGHCATRLRFTLKDDRQADVEAIKKVPGVLDVVNKGQFQVVVGNTVVEVYDELVKAGNFEGGTGDEADAKSNDSKREKKKIGSMILDFFVSVFQPLIPAMAGAGILKSMLLLLSVIGLIDSKGSTYIVLTSISGAVFYFLPILVALTAAAKLKVNHVVAAAAMSVLLFPDMIANLGSGASFLSIPLTNVNYASQVFPSILGVIFYAFMERFFFKVSPKPIRVFFVPMMSLLLTVPVTLGVLGPLGFHLGTYLTAAILFLFSNFGWVAVGILAALLPFMIATGMHKALTPYVISAIAASGKELLLLPALFAHNMAESAASFAVAIRTKDTRLRGVAVSSAISAMFGIAEPALYGVTLQRKRVLTSIVISSLIGGLSLGLLGVAGSTVVSPSLASISMFIDPSNKMNFVYAILGLVISYVLSFVLTLFLWKDDAQRPGESNAVDNKESTKSMNTVVRSKEVVAIKQPVQGKIIPLTEVNDDVFSTKSMGEGIAVIPSKGELYAPTDGIIKMVFRTQHAVAMETANGSELLFHIGIDTVKLKGKFFESQVKIGDQVKAGDILVKFDIEGIIEAGYDPVLITVVTSREGYDVQCAEGNRKDNDPLMFITTI, via the coding sequence ATGAATTATGAAAAAACGGCAAAAGATATTCTGAATTATGTAGGTGGGAAACAGAATGTAGCTCATTTAGGGCATTGTGCAACACGATTACGATTTACTCTGAAGGATGATCGTCAAGCGGATGTTGAAGCGATCAAGAAAGTGCCAGGCGTACTTGATGTCGTTAACAAAGGTCAATTTCAAGTTGTCGTAGGTAATACTGTCGTTGAAGTTTATGATGAACTGGTGAAAGCAGGCAATTTTGAGGGTGGGACAGGAGACGAGGCTGATGCCAAGTCAAATGATTCCAAACGGGAGAAAAAGAAAATCGGATCAATGATTCTTGATTTTTTTGTTAGTGTATTCCAACCTTTGATTCCAGCCATGGCCGGAGCAGGGATTCTAAAATCGATGCTGTTATTGTTATCCGTCATTGGGTTGATCGATTCAAAAGGTTCAACGTATATCGTCCTAACTTCCATTAGCGGTGCAGTTTTTTATTTCTTGCCTATTTTGGTGGCGCTTACTGCGGCTGCAAAACTAAAAGTTAATCATGTGGTTGCAGCTGCTGCTATGAGTGTTCTGCTGTTCCCCGACATGATTGCGAATTTAGGGAGTGGGGCTAGTTTCCTTTCTATTCCTTTAACTAATGTAAATTATGCCTCGCAAGTTTTTCCATCGATCTTAGGCGTTATATTCTATGCCTTTATGGAAAGATTTTTCTTTAAAGTATCACCTAAGCCGATTCGTGTCTTTTTCGTGCCGATGATGTCCTTGCTTCTAACGGTTCCTGTGACTCTGGGTGTTTTAGGCCCACTTGGTTTTCATTTGGGAACGTATTTAACAGCCGCTATACTCTTTTTATTTTCTAATTTCGGTTGGGTTGCCGTCGGCATTTTGGCAGCACTCCTTCCGTTTATGATTGCTACTGGTATGCATAAAGCACTGACGCCATACGTTATTTCCGCCATAGCTGCCTCTGGCAAGGAACTTCTCCTGTTGCCTGCTTTATTCGCACATAATATGGCTGAAAGCGCGGCAAGTTTTGCCGTGGCGATTCGCACAAAGGATACGAGACTAAGAGGAGTCGCTGTGTCATCTGCTATTTCCGCTATGTTTGGTATTGCGGAGCCAGCCCTATACGGAGTTACGCTACAACGAAAGCGTGTACTCACAAGTATTGTTATCTCCAGTTTGATTGGCGGATTGAGTCTTGGATTGCTTGGAGTAGCGGGTAGTACGGTAGTGAGTCCAAGCTTGGCTAGCATCTCGATGTTTATTGATCCAAGCAACAAAATGAATTTTGTATACGCGATCTTGGGTTTGGTTATTTCTTATGTTCTCTCTTTTGTGCTTACGTTATTTTTGTGGAAAGACGATGCTCAGCGACCAGGTGAATCGAATGCCGTGGATAACAAAGAATCAACGAAGAGCATGAATACGGTGGTTAGAAGCAAAGAAGTAGTTGCCATCAAACAGCCTGTTCAGGGGAAAATTATTCCTCTTACAGAAGTAAATGATGATGTGTTTTCAACCAAATCGATGGGAGAAGGGATAGCCGTCATTCCTTCGAAAGGCGAACTCTATGCCCCAACGGACGGGATCATTAAAATGGTATTCCGTACTCAACATGCTGTCGCGATGGAAACAGCCAATGGAAGCGAGTTGCTCTTCCACATTGGCATTGACACGGTGAAATTAAAAGGAAAGTTTTTTGAGTCCCAGGTCAAAATCGGAGACCAGGTAAAAGCAGGAGATATACTCGTCAAGTTTGACATCGAAGGAATCATTGAAGCGGGGTATGATCCCGTATTGATAACTGTCGTTACAAGCAGAGAGGGCTACGATGTCCAATGTGCAGAGGGCAACCGTAAAGATAATGATCCTTTAATGTTTATAACTACTATATAA
- a CDS encoding chromate transporter, whose protein sequence is MSVKQKEYIKMLTQLFVVFFKLGPSTFGGGYAMITAIEREIVDKKAWLKPNEVGDMISVSASAPGGVVVNSAAFVGYRLAGIMGAIISVIAITLPTFLIVLSLSILGMMFQDVSKVNADLKGVHAAIVALIIVAAFKVGKTSIMDSSTLFIAGLSTLLLLFTSLHSLYLILGGPIVGVTIISIKRALGLSAPTEKEAESHPSELNYPEYYI, encoded by the coding sequence ATGAGTGTAAAACAAAAGGAATACATTAAAATGCTTACACAACTGTTTGTTGTTTTTTTTAAGTTGGGCCCCTCAACTTTCGGGGGAGGATATGCAATGATTACAGCAATTGAGCGGGAAATTGTGGATAAGAAAGCATGGCTAAAACCTAATGAGGTGGGGGATATGATATCCGTTTCTGCATCCGCACCTGGGGGTGTAGTTGTAAACTCAGCTGCTTTCGTCGGATACAGGCTCGCAGGAATAATGGGTGCGATTATCTCCGTCATTGCTATAACACTACCGACCTTTTTAATTGTGCTAAGTCTCAGTATCTTGGGCATGATGTTTCAAGATGTTTCCAAGGTGAATGCAGATCTAAAAGGAGTTCATGCTGCAATTGTTGCATTAATCATTGTGGCCGCATTCAAAGTGGGTAAGACATCCATAATGGATTCATCCACATTGTTTATTGCAGGTCTAAGCACCCTTCTACTGCTTTTCACATCGCTTCACTCTTTATATCTGATTCTTGGAGGTCCAATTGTGGGCGTGACTATTATTTCAATTAAACGTGCTCTTGGTCTTTCGGCCCCAACAGAGAAGGAAGCAGAAAGTCATCCGTCAGAACTAAATTATCCTGAATATTACATCTGA
- a CDS encoding LacI family DNA-binding transcriptional regulator encodes MSRVINNRGYVSDLNKRKVLGII; translated from the coding sequence GTGTCGAGAGTAATTAACAACCGTGGCTATGTAAGTGACTTAAATAAACGAAAAGTTTTAGGAATTATTTAG
- a CDS encoding ROK family protein, translating into MLNHSHFSIKKQIYDRIAFLETVSKADLLEYFSITSSSMTRMLEDMLAQKLILVSGLGTSTGGRKPILFQTNPHYRYLMGLEISRISSSLGLFDLHLNRLSAVRWEMDHSLTPERLVELVVNESNKMLHHHHIAHEQILGMGIGAVGPLDPKKGIILEPEYFPSDSWSNVPICKLLEKELNIPTQLDNGANTALLAEHWALRNEACEHMLYVHAGVNIRSSIMSGGQILRGAADTEGAIGQMIIQTGGPRLSDKGNYGSLEAYVSVPSLEERVQSQLKIGRESSLSIIPPECVNFPSLVNALKQEDALVRELFIETASYLGVGLANLINTVHPEYVIMGGALINADPIVYHTAIQVARKNIYHYPKYNPIFTPGILKEEAVVTGAALQIMQSWEK; encoded by the coding sequence ATGTTGAATCATTCCCATTTTTCAATTAAGAAGCAAATTTATGATCGAATCGCTTTTCTTGAAACAGTCTCCAAAGCAGATTTGCTAGAATATTTCTCAATCACGAGTAGTAGCATGACTCGTATGCTCGAAGACATGCTAGCTCAAAAACTTATACTTGTCTCCGGACTTGGTACATCAACTGGAGGGCGTAAACCCATACTCTTTCAAACAAACCCACATTATCGCTATCTTATGGGTTTGGAAATCTCACGCATCAGTTCCTCACTGGGCCTATTTGATCTCCATCTCAACCGATTATCTGCTGTTCGTTGGGAGATGGACCATAGCCTCACGCCAGAGCGTTTAGTGGAACTGGTGGTGAACGAATCAAATAAAATGCTACATCATCACCATATAGCTCATGAACAAATTCTGGGGATGGGGATCGGTGCAGTAGGCCCTTTGGATCCTAAAAAGGGTATTATATTAGAGCCAGAATATTTCCCTTCCGATTCTTGGAGTAATGTTCCTATATGCAAGTTGCTGGAAAAGGAACTTAATATCCCTACACAACTCGATAACGGTGCAAACACTGCCTTGCTTGCAGAGCATTGGGCGCTCCGAAATGAAGCTTGTGAGCATATGCTGTATGTCCATGCCGGAGTGAACATACGATCATCGATTATGTCTGGAGGTCAGATTTTGCGTGGTGCTGCTGACACTGAAGGAGCGATCGGCCAAATGATCATTCAAACAGGAGGACCTAGACTCAGTGACAAGGGGAATTACGGATCTCTAGAGGCATATGTATCTGTTCCTTCACTTGAAGAGCGTGTACAGTCTCAACTTAAAATAGGACGCGAAAGCTCGCTTTCGATCATCCCACCTGAATGTGTTAATTTTCCTTCTCTTGTTAATGCGTTGAAACAGGAAGACGCTCTGGTAAGAGAGCTGTTCATTGAAACAGCTTCCTATCTGGGAGTTGGGCTTGCCAATTTGATCAATACTGTTCATCCCGAATATGTCATTATGGGTGGAGCACTTATTAATGCTGACCCGATAGTATATCATACGGCAATACAGGTTGCCCGAAAAAATATATACCATTATCCTAAATACAATCCGATTTTCACTCCGGGTATTCTTAAAGAGGAAGCCGTGGTGACTGGAGCCGCACTCCAGATTATGCAAAGTTGGGAGAAGTAA
- a CDS encoding OsmC family protein produces MSKLNGVNVSMLGSLVENYKKHPEEAITSFASTVKWKDGFYSEAEVGDYKPVPMDEPEWLSGTGKGPNPVELLLSALGGCVGVGFIATASGVGIKVQSLEVDVTGEIDPYVFFRLKEGNPGFDEINVRFNVDSDADEAQVQMLIAKAIERSPVKNTIERNVKVTSTYTLNS; encoded by the coding sequence ATGAGTAAATTAAATGGTGTAAATGTGAGTATGCTTGGAAGCTTGGTGGAAAATTATAAGAAACATCCAGAAGAGGCGATTACAAGTTTTGCTTCTACAGTAAAATGGAAAGATGGCTTTTACTCTGAAGCCGAGGTTGGGGACTATAAGCCGGTACCTATGGATGAACCAGAATGGCTCTCAGGAACGGGAAAAGGGCCAAATCCAGTTGAGCTTCTGTTAAGTGCGCTTGGCGGTTGTGTAGGTGTTGGATTCATTGCAACAGCTAGTGGTGTGGGGATTAAAGTACAATCTCTGGAAGTTGATGTTACGGGAGAAATAGATCCATATGTTTTCTTCAGATTAAAAGAAGGAAATCCTGGCTTTGATGAAATAAATGTTCGTTTCAATGTAGACAGTGACGCAGATGAAGCACAGGTTCAAATGTTGATAGCAAAAGCCATTGAAAGATCACCTGTGAAAAACACCATTGAAAGAAACGTTAAAGTGACTTCGACGTACACACTTAATAGTTAA
- a CDS encoding OsmC family protein, which yields MPDQKMVMNTVWFKDAKGFGRIKSDNLLTQVAIPIPKGGSGEGANPQQLLMSSAIACYAQTLAYMLDRKKVPVAGFFMDTEGNTAQGNQLSITHRPHVVLSSDASKEDIAVVESLFLQAEEKCHIGQLLVKAGVPVGTEGKVSIDAGDDLTSSYIEQHQMEW from the coding sequence ATGCCGGATCAAAAAATGGTTATGAATACGGTTTGGTTCAAAGACGCAAAAGGATTTGGTCGCATTAAAAGCGACAATTTGCTAACCCAAGTTGCTATCCCTATTCCTAAAGGAGGAAGCGGTGAAGGTGCTAATCCACAACAACTTCTGATGTCCTCAGCCATTGCTTGTTACGCTCAGACTCTAGCTTATATGTTAGATCGCAAGAAAGTACCCGTTGCTGGATTCTTTATGGATACAGAAGGGAACACAGCACAAGGAAACCAACTGAGCATTACACATCGTCCGCATGTTGTTTTATCCTCAGATGCCTCCAAGGAAGATATTGCTGTAGTCGAATCACTATTCCTACAAGCAGAAGAAAAATGCCACATTGGTCAGCTGCTTGTTAAAGCAGGTGTACCGGTAGGTACCGAGGGTAAAGTATCCATCGATGCTGGAGATGATCTGACAAGTAGCTATATTGAACAACATCAAATGGAATGGTAA
- a CDS encoding 6-phospho-beta-glucosidase has protein sequence MKKRLKIVTIGGGSSYTPELVEGFIKRYHELPITELWLVDIEAGREKLEIVGAMAQRMVKAAGIDCEVHLTLDRQEALRDADFVTTQLRVGHMDARIKDETIPIKYGLIGQETNGAGGMLKAFRTIPVILDIVEDMKVLCPNAWLINFTNPAGMVTEAVLRYGMWEKVIGLCNVPIVAVKNESAVLEKNEEELFFKFAGINHLHWHKIYGHNGQDFTRQAIDKLYGPEAKSEKIVENIKNMRFLHEQLVQLEMLPCPYHRYYYMTDAMIQEELEEAKGEGTRGQVVKRLEESLFELYKDPGLDHKPEELGKRGGAYYSDAACEIINSIYNNKGTQMVVSTRNNGAINDLPVESAIEITSVITSHGAEPIHFGSFPPAQRGLLQLMKSMEELTIEAAVTGSYATALQAFTSNPLVQSGDSAKALLDELLEAHKEYLPQFYREASLHV, from the coding sequence ATGAAAAAAAGGTTGAAGATTGTAACTATCGGTGGAGGTTCAAGTTATACACCGGAATTGGTGGAAGGATTTATCAAACGATATCATGAACTTCCGATAACTGAGCTATGGTTGGTCGACATTGAAGCAGGCAGAGAAAAACTTGAGATTGTTGGTGCCATGGCTCAACGGATGGTAAAAGCTGCGGGTATTGATTGTGAAGTCCATTTGACACTTGATCGACAGGAAGCTTTGAGAGATGCAGATTTTGTGACCACTCAACTGCGAGTAGGACATATGGATGCACGGATCAAAGATGAGACGATACCCATTAAATACGGACTAATTGGTCAAGAAACGAATGGGGCAGGGGGAATGCTAAAAGCATTTCGAACCATTCCAGTTATTCTAGATATCGTTGAGGATATGAAAGTGCTTTGTCCCAATGCATGGCTGATTAACTTTACGAATCCAGCAGGCATGGTTACTGAAGCAGTTCTTCGTTACGGAATGTGGGAAAAGGTTATTGGATTGTGTAATGTACCCATTGTGGCTGTGAAAAATGAATCCGCAGTACTTGAAAAGAATGAAGAAGAATTATTTTTCAAATTTGCGGGGATTAATCATTTACACTGGCACAAGATTTATGGACACAATGGGCAAGATTTTACCCGTCAAGCGATCGATAAACTGTATGGTCCTGAAGCAAAATCAGAGAAAATCGTTGAAAACATTAAAAACATGAGATTCCTTCATGAACAACTTGTACAATTAGAAATGCTCCCATGTCCTTATCATCGTTACTATTACATGACTGATGCGATGATTCAAGAAGAACTTGAAGAAGCGAAGGGAGAAGGAACTCGCGGACAAGTAGTGAAACGCTTAGAAGAAAGTCTGTTTGAACTTTACAAAGACCCAGGATTGGATCATAAGCCAGAAGAACTTGGAAAACGAGGTGGAGCTTATTATAGTGATGCTGCCTGTGAGATTATTAACTCCATTTATAACAACAAAGGCACCCAGATGGTTGTAAGTACACGCAATAATGGAGCGATTAATGACCTGCCAGTGGAAAGTGCCATTGAAATCACCAGTGTGATTACTTCCCATGGTGCTGAGCCTATTCATTTCGGCTCTTTTCCTCCCGCACAACGAGGATTATTACAGCTAATGAAGTCCATGGAGGAATTAACGATTGAAGCTGCGGTTACAGGAAGCTATGCAACGGCACTCCAAGCATTTACGTCCAATCCACTTGTCCAAAGTGGTGATTCCGCTAAGGCTTTGTTGGATGAATTACTCGAGGCTCATAAAGAATACTTGCCGCAGTTTTACCGGGAAGCGTCCCTTCATGTATAA
- a CDS encoding fibronectin type III-like domain-contianing protein, giving the protein MSDNRQRSEKELKGFAEVSLEPNEEKTDTFTLDKRSFAEWIFRTRRWRGRN; this is encoded by the coding sequence TTGTCAGACAACCGTCAGCGTTCTGAAAAAGAACTTAAAGGTTTTGCCGAGGTTTCACTTGAGCCAAATGAGGAGAAGACAGATACCTTCACTTTAGATAAACGAAGCTTTGCAGAATGGATTTTTCGCACCCGTCGCTGGAGAGGACGGAATTAG
- a CDS encoding thioredoxin family protein — translation MKKITSKLEFDTAIRSPKITVAVFKADWCPDCKFIDPFMPDVEEKFANDLDLIEVDVDQVGTVSEEQNIMGIPSFVAYADGKELTRYVNKLRKSREEIEHFLQSAVEGTR, via the coding sequence ATGAAAAAAATTACCTCTAAGTTAGAATTTGATACAGCTATCCGTTCCCCAAAAATCACTGTTGCTGTCTTTAAAGCAGATTGGTGCCCGGACTGCAAATTTATTGATCCATTTATGCCTGATGTTGAAGAAAAATTTGCGAATGATCTGGATCTTATCGAAGTTGATGTAGATCAAGTAGGTACTGTAAGTGAAGAACAAAATATTATGGGTATTCCAAGTTTTGTAGCCTACGCCGACGGTAAAGAGCTTACTCGATATGTCAATAAGCTTCGTAAGTCACGCGAAGAGATAGAACATTTTTTGCAAAGTGCTGTTGAAGGTACGAGATAA
- a CDS encoding chromate transporter, giving the protein MLWELFILFLKIGSLSFGGGYAVITLIQREVTEKGWIKPEQFQDIVALAGMAPGSIATNTATLIGYSQMGILGGIISTIGIILPSLVIVILFAAFFLRVQSNHWVRSSFYGLRPIITGLIIYAAIHFGIGGHKEPLFSWSTFGMLVICVSSLIAVTKYKIHPFAVILLSAVGGIVIY; this is encoded by the coding sequence ATGTTGTGGGAATTGTTTATCTTATTTTTGAAAATTGGATCTCTTTCATTTGGTGGTGGGTATGCAGTAATAACTCTCATTCAACGCGAAGTGACTGAAAAAGGATGGATTAAGCCAGAACAGTTTCAAGATATTGTTGCATTAGCTGGGATGGCCCCAGGTTCCATTGCTACGAATACTGCAACTCTAATCGGTTACTCTCAAATGGGCATCTTAGGTGGGATCATATCTACTATTGGGATAATTTTGCCCTCTCTCGTTATAGTCATCCTTTTTGCAGCTTTTTTTCTCCGCGTACAAAGCAATCATTGGGTCCGATCTTCGTTTTATGGACTGCGTCCAATCATTACAGGACTTATCATTTATGCTGCGATCCACTTTGGAATTGGAGGGCATAAGGAACCATTGTTTAGCTGGTCAACCTTCGGGATGCTTGTCATTTGTGTCAGTAGTCTCATCGCGGTAACTAAATACAAGATCCATCCATTCGCAGTAATCTTGTTATCAGCAGTAGGCGGTATTGTTATATATTGA